A single region of the Paraburkholderia sp. SOS3 genome encodes:
- a CDS encoding fructose bisphosphate aldolase, protein MANDKMLAQMTDKPGFIAALDQSGGSTPGALRQYGIPDDAYSGDAEMFKLMHEMRARIISDPSFSGDKVIGAILFEMTMDGQVQGKPAPSFLWEDRGVVPFLKVDKGLLDEADGVRLMKPIPGLDALLERAVKLGIFGTKMRSLVNQNSAAGIAAIVKQQFEFGAQISKHGLVPILEPEVSIKTPDKAGAEKVLLAELHKGLNALPETSQVMLKLTLPEVPDFYRPLVDHPRVVRVVALSGGYTLDDACERLASNHGVIASFSRALINDLKKSMSDSEFNKTLSKAIDQIYQASVVKN, encoded by the coding sequence ATGGCAAACGACAAAATGCTTGCGCAGATGACAGACAAGCCGGGATTCATCGCCGCTCTCGATCAGAGCGGCGGCTCGACGCCCGGCGCATTGCGGCAATACGGGATTCCGGACGACGCTTACAGCGGCGACGCCGAGATGTTCAAGCTCATGCACGAGATGCGCGCACGCATCATTAGCGACCCGTCGTTCAGCGGCGACAAGGTGATCGGCGCGATCCTGTTCGAAATGACGATGGACGGTCAGGTGCAGGGCAAACCCGCGCCGTCGTTCCTGTGGGAAGACCGCGGCGTCGTGCCGTTCCTCAAGGTCGACAAGGGCCTGCTCGACGAAGCCGACGGCGTGCGTCTGATGAAACCGATTCCCGGCCTCGACGCGCTGCTCGAGCGCGCGGTGAAACTCGGCATCTTCGGCACCAAGATGCGTTCGCTGGTCAACCAGAATTCCGCCGCGGGCATTGCCGCGATCGTCAAACAACAATTCGAATTCGGCGCGCAGATCAGCAAGCACGGACTCGTGCCGATTCTCGAACCGGAAGTATCGATCAAGACGCCGGACAAGGCGGGCGCGGAAAAGGTACTGCTCGCCGAACTGCACAAGGGCCTCAATGCGCTGCCGGAAACGAGCCAGGTCATGCTGAAGCTCACGCTGCCGGAAGTGCCCGACTTCTATCGGCCGCTCGTCGATCATCCGCGCGTCGTGCGCGTCGTCGCACTATCGGGCGGCTATACGCTCGACGATGCGTGCGAGCGCCTCGCGTCGAACCACGGCGTAATCGCGAGCTTCTCGCGCGCGCTCATCAACGACCTGAAGAAATCGATGAGCGACAGCGAGTTCAACAAGACGCTCTCGAAGGCCATCGATCAGATTTACCAGGCGTCGGTCGTCAAGAACTGA
- the rbsK gene encoding ribokinase, which yields MTAQSQVQGRVVILGIYVTDLTFRAQRMPLIGETIAGSAFAMGPGGKGSNQAVAAARAGADVVFCTRLGNDAFGQIAEATWQAEGITSRATVVEGASTGAAHIFVDDTTGMNAIIVASGAAGTMSAADVDAIEADIASARVFVTQLEQPIPAAKRGLEVARKHGVTTVFNPAPALPLDDDIFPLCDYITPNETETAALTGMPVNDVDEARRAADVLLKKGVGTVIVTLGEAGALLHCAQQSVFVAAYRCGRVVETAGAGDGFTGGFAAALARGEDPVAAMRFGCALAGISVTRPGTAPSMPTRREIDEVLGRAAEAAR from the coding sequence ATGACCGCGCAGTCGCAAGTGCAAGGCCGTGTGGTGATCCTCGGCATCTACGTGACCGATCTGACGTTTCGCGCGCAGCGCATGCCGCTGATCGGCGAAACGATTGCCGGCTCCGCTTTCGCGATGGGGCCCGGCGGCAAGGGCTCGAACCAGGCCGTTGCGGCCGCGCGCGCGGGCGCCGACGTGGTGTTCTGCACGCGCCTCGGTAACGACGCCTTCGGCCAGATCGCCGAGGCCACCTGGCAAGCCGAAGGCATCACGTCGCGCGCAACGGTGGTCGAAGGCGCATCGACGGGCGCTGCGCATATTTTCGTCGACGACACGACGGGTATGAACGCGATCATCGTCGCATCGGGTGCCGCGGGCACGATGAGCGCCGCGGATGTCGACGCAATCGAAGCCGACATCGCCAGCGCGCGCGTGTTCGTGACGCAGCTCGAGCAGCCGATTCCCGCCGCGAAGCGCGGCCTTGAAGTCGCGCGCAAGCACGGCGTGACGACGGTGTTCAATCCCGCGCCCGCGTTGCCGCTCGACGACGACATCTTCCCGCTGTGCGACTACATCACGCCGAACGAAACCGAGACGGCGGCGTTGACCGGCATGCCGGTCAACGACGTCGACGAGGCGCGCCGCGCAGCCGACGTGTTGCTGAAAAAGGGCGTCGGCACCGTGATCGTCACGCTTGGCGAAGCGGGTGCGTTGCTGCATTGCGCGCAGCAATCGGTGTTCGTGGCCGCATATCGCTGCGGACGTGTCGTCGAAACGGCCGGCGCCGGCGACGGCTTCACCGGCGGTTTCGCGGCGGCGCTTGCGCGCGGCGAAGATCCGGTTGCGGCGATGCGCTTCGGCTGCGCGCTCGCAGGCATTTCGGTCACGCGTCCCGGTACCGCGCCGTCCATGCCGACACGCCGGGAAATCGATGAAGTGCTCGGCCGCGCGGCCGAGGCGGCACGCTAA
- a CDS encoding helix-turn-helix domain-containing protein translates to MDTHILSPSERATPPTSRTVGELLREWRQRRRMSQLLLASEADVSTRHLSFVESGRATPSREMIMHLAERLDVPLRARNALLVAAGYAPLFRERPLSDPQLGAAREAVERVLKGHEPYPAVAVDRHWTIVAANRALGPLVAAASPALLAPPVNALRLSLHPDGIASSIVNWHAWRAHLLARLQRQVEVSGDATLAALHEELAGYAIPSGARDARPEEAAPLDPIAVPLRLDTPHGVLSLFSTTTVFGTPVDVTLSELAIEAFFPADQQTADTLRALAAAQAAGTDNEAA, encoded by the coding sequence ATGGACACGCACATCCTTTCCCCGAGCGAGCGCGCGACACCGCCGACAAGCAGGACAGTCGGCGAGCTGTTGCGCGAATGGCGCCAGCGGCGCCGCATGAGCCAGCTGCTGCTGGCGTCGGAGGCGGACGTCTCGACGCGTCACTTGAGCTTTGTCGAATCGGGGCGGGCCACGCCGAGCCGCGAAATGATCATGCATCTCGCCGAACGGCTCGACGTGCCGCTGCGCGCGCGCAATGCGCTGCTCGTCGCGGCCGGCTATGCGCCGCTCTTTCGCGAGCGGCCGCTATCCGATCCGCAACTGGGCGCTGCACGCGAAGCGGTCGAGCGGGTATTGAAGGGACACGAGCCCTATCCGGCCGTCGCTGTCGACCGGCACTGGACCATCGTCGCCGCAAACCGCGCGCTGGGGCCGCTCGTCGCGGCCGCTTCGCCCGCGCTGCTCGCGCCTCCGGTCAACGCGTTGCGCCTCTCGCTCCATCCGGACGGCATCGCGTCTTCGATCGTCAACTGGCACGCGTGGCGCGCGCACCTGCTCGCACGGCTGCAGCGCCAGGTCGAAGTGAGCGGCGACGCGACGCTCGCCGCCTTGCACGAAGAACTGGCCGGCTATGCGATCCCGTCCGGCGCAAGGGATGCACGGCCCGAAGAGGCTGCGCCGCTCGACCCGATCGCGGTGCCGTTGCGACTCGACACGCCGCACGGCGTGCTGTCGCTTTTTAGCACGACGACCGTGTTCGGCACGCCAGTCGACGTCACCTTGTCGGAACTCGCCATCGAAGCGTTCTTCCCGGCCGACCAGCAGACGGCCGACACGTTGCGCGCGCTGGCCGCCGCTCAGGCAGCCGGCACGGACAACGAGGCCGCTTGA
- a CDS encoding ABC transporter permease: MNGSLLAKWFHDRQLNFLLAVNLVVVLVAIGLSHGDFVGIDNLQSMGAQLPEIALLALGIMLSMLSGNGGIDLSGVGLANLSGMIAALIVPKFVSGDNSPALFTALFCVIVLVSGLLGGLLNGIIIARLKLTPILCTLGTQLLFTGIAVALSNGASVHVDYVEPLSDIGNGTFFQVPIQFIIFMAAVVLLGWLLKRTPFGLRLYLMGTNQRAAFYAGIPRDRMLIITYTMCGVLASLAGLVSVTHTLSAKWDYGNSYLLIAILIAVMGGVNPAGGYGRIICVFFAATVLQFLSSLFNLLGVSQFFGDCAWGFLLLLSLAFAGGVRVRAIFGLEAKPPQTGGKREARG, from the coding sequence ATGAACGGATCTCTTCTCGCAAAATGGTTTCATGACCGGCAGCTGAATTTTCTGCTCGCCGTGAATCTGGTGGTCGTGCTCGTCGCGATCGGGCTCTCGCATGGCGACTTCGTCGGCATCGACAACCTGCAGTCGATGGGCGCGCAGCTTCCCGAGATCGCGCTGCTCGCGCTCGGCATCATGCTGTCGATGCTATCGGGCAACGGCGGCATCGATCTTTCCGGCGTGGGGCTCGCGAATCTGTCGGGCATGATCGCGGCGCTGATCGTGCCCAAATTCGTGAGCGGCGACAATTCGCCGGCGCTGTTTACGGCGTTGTTCTGCGTGATCGTGCTGGTTTCGGGGCTGCTCGGCGGCTTGCTGAACGGCATCATCATCGCGCGCCTCAAGCTCACGCCGATTCTCTGTACGCTCGGCACGCAACTGCTGTTTACAGGCATCGCCGTCGCGCTCAGCAATGGCGCGTCGGTGCACGTCGACTACGTCGAACCGCTCTCCGATATCGGCAACGGCACATTTTTCCAGGTGCCGATCCAGTTCATTATTTTCATGGCGGCCGTCGTGCTGCTCGGCTGGCTGCTCAAACGCACGCCGTTCGGACTGCGTCTCTATCTGATGGGCACGAACCAGCGCGCCGCGTTCTACGCGGGTATTCCGCGCGACCGGATGCTGATCATCACGTACACGATGTGCGGCGTGCTCGCGTCGCTGGCCGGGCTCGTCAGCGTGACGCACACGCTGAGCGCGAAATGGGACTACGGTAATTCGTATCTGCTGATCGCGATCCTGATTGCGGTGATGGGCGGTGTGAATCCGGCCGGCGGCTACGGACGCATCATCTGCGTTTTCTTTGCCGCGACCGTATTGCAGTTTCTATCGAGCCTTTTCAATCTGCTCGGCGTTTCGCAGTTTTTCGGCGATTGCGCGTGGGGTTTTTTGCTGCTGCTGTCGCTTGCATTCGCGGGCGGCGTGCGCGTGCGCGCGATTTTCGGTCTCGAAGCGAAGCCGCCGCAAACCGGCGGCAAGCGCGAGGCGCGCGGCTAG
- a CDS encoding RbsD/FucU family protein encodes MLKNVDPLLNADVLYALRAMGHGDELVICDANFPADSVARATVLGKLLRIDGADAPRAIRAVLSVLPLDTFVDDPALRMEVVGEPNTIPAVQREAQAEVNAAEGRDLAFRPIERFAFYERARSAYCVIATGEQRGYGCFVFKKGVQLAPDVAKQAPSGDQSKDQGK; translated from the coding sequence GTGCTGAAGAATGTAGATCCGCTGCTCAATGCCGACGTGCTGTATGCGCTGCGTGCGATGGGGCACGGCGATGAGCTCGTCATTTGCGATGCGAATTTCCCCGCCGACTCCGTTGCGCGCGCAACGGTGCTCGGCAAGCTGCTGCGTATCGACGGCGCCGACGCGCCGCGCGCGATTCGCGCGGTCCTGTCGGTGCTGCCGCTCGACACCTTCGTCGACGATCCGGCGCTGCGCATGGAAGTGGTCGGCGAGCCGAACACGATTCCGGCCGTGCAGCGCGAAGCGCAAGCGGAAGTGAACGCCGCCGAAGGCCGTGATCTGGCGTTCAGGCCGATCGAACGGTTCGCGTTTTACGAGCGCGCCCGCAGCGCTTATTGCGTGATCGCAACCGGCGAACAGCGCGGGTATGGCTGCTTTGTATTCAAGAAGGGCGTGCAGCTTGCGCCGGACGTCGCGAAGCAAGCTCCCTCGGGGGACCAGTCGAAGGATCAGGGCAAATGA
- the deoC gene encoding deoxyribose-phosphate aldolase gives MPEASTLSSSVVALSRGAIVHPTRNPGAPFDPSWFDDVRVNQSAVERRTATLGTRRTVKKDAQAAWLLKAITCIDLTTLNGDDTEGRVRRLCAKARQPVRADILAELGIAPHGITTGAVCVYHRFVATAVDALRGSGIPVAAVSTGFPAGLNPHELKLKEIEASVADGAEEIDIVVTREHVLTGNWRALYEEVRDFRAACGHAHLKAILATGDIRTLSNVARASMVCMMAGADFIKTSTGKEGVNATLDVSLVMVRMIREYHARTGVLIGFKPAGGVSDAKTALLYQILMKEELGRAWLEPELFRIGASSLLADIERQLEHHASGRYSSFNRHPVA, from the coding sequence ATGCCAGAAGCTTCTACCTTGTCTTCCTCCGTGGTCGCGTTGTCGCGCGGCGCCATCGTTCATCCCACGCGCAATCCGGGCGCGCCGTTCGACCCTTCGTGGTTCGACGACGTGCGGGTCAATCAGTCGGCCGTCGAGCGGCGCACCGCGACGCTCGGCACGCGCCGCACCGTCAAGAAAGATGCACAGGCCGCCTGGCTTCTGAAAGCGATCACCTGTATCGATCTGACGACGCTGAACGGCGACGATACCGAAGGCCGCGTGCGGCGCCTGTGCGCGAAAGCGCGCCAGCCGGTGCGCGCCGATATCCTCGCCGAACTGGGCATCGCGCCGCATGGCATCACGACCGGTGCCGTGTGCGTGTACCACCGTTTCGTCGCGACGGCGGTCGATGCGCTGCGCGGCAGCGGTATTCCGGTCGCGGCCGTGTCGACCGGCTTCCCCGCCGGTCTCAATCCGCACGAGCTGAAACTGAAGGAGATCGAAGCGTCGGTTGCCGATGGCGCCGAGGAAATCGACATCGTCGTCACGCGCGAGCACGTGCTGACCGGCAACTGGCGCGCACTATATGAAGAGGTGCGCGACTTCCGCGCCGCGTGCGGCCATGCGCATCTGAAGGCGATTCTCGCGACCGGCGATATCCGCACGCTGTCGAACGTGGCCCGCGCATCGATGGTGTGCATGATGGCCGGCGCCGATTTCATCAAGACGTCGACGGGCAAGGAAGGCGTCAACGCAACGCTCGACGTGTCGCTCGTGATGGTGCGCATGATTCGCGAGTATCACGCGCGCACGGGCGTGCTGATCGGCTTCAAGCCGGCCGGCGGCGTATCCGATGCGAAAACCGCGTTGCTTTACCAGATCCTGATGAAGGAAGAGCTGGGCCGCGCGTGGCTCGAGCCCGAATTGTTCCGTATCGGCGCGTCGAGTCTGCTGGCCGATATCGAGCGTCAGCTCGAGCATCACGCTAGCGGCCGTTACTCGTCCTTCAACCGCCATCCCGTTGCATAA
- the flhD gene encoding flagellar transcriptional regulator FlhD encodes MDRSSETLESIREINLSYIMLAQRMLREDKPVGMFRLGLSSELADLLAGLSLAQIVKLASSDQLLCFFRFNDHTMLSALTQTSKHAEVASTHTAILLAGQPAEQFA; translated from the coding sequence ATGGACCGTAGCAGCGAGACGCTGGAATCTATCCGCGAAATTAACCTGTCGTACATCATGCTCGCGCAACGCATGTTGCGCGAGGACAAGCCAGTCGGGATGTTCCGGCTGGGTCTGTCGTCGGAATTGGCCGATTTGCTGGCCGGTCTGTCGCTCGCGCAGATCGTCAAGCTGGCCTCTTCCGACCAGCTTTTATGCTTTTTCCGCTTCAACGATCACACGATGCTGTCGGCGTTGACGCAAACGTCGAAGCACGCGGAAGTCGCTTCGACGCATACGGCGATTCTGCTTGCCGGCCAGCCCGCAGAGCAGTTTGCCTGA
- a CDS encoding response regulator transcription factor — MIKSELAAPAATIAEGAMVYVIDDDDSVREAVRALLTSVGMRVEVFSTAQEFFAYERLDVPACLILDVRLRGQSGLVVQEQIAAQQMRIPIVFMTAHGDIAMSVKAMKAGAADFLAKPFRDQDLLDAVTLAIAGDEERREADRSFAELRRRYALLTPRERQVMARVVNGLRNRQIAEEMNLSENTTKFHRNQAMKKMQSKSLVDFVLMGGVLGLQEAPYQKGGAGFGSDLEAGI, encoded by the coding sequence ATGATCAAAAGTGAGCTCGCAGCGCCGGCCGCGACGATCGCGGAAGGCGCAATGGTCTATGTGATCGACGACGACGATTCGGTGCGCGAAGCGGTACGCGCATTGTTGACGTCGGTTGGCATGCGCGTCGAAGTCTTTTCGACCGCGCAGGAATTTTTCGCCTACGAGAGGCTGGATGTGCCCGCCTGTCTGATTCTCGACGTGCGATTGCGCGGGCAAAGCGGACTCGTCGTGCAGGAGCAGATCGCCGCACAACAAATGAGGATTCCGATTGTCTTCATGACCGCGCACGGCGATATTGCGATGTCGGTCAAGGCGATGAAGGCCGGGGCCGCCGATTTCCTGGCCAAGCCGTTTCGCGACCAGGATCTGCTCGATGCAGTGACGCTCGCTATCGCCGGTGACGAGGAACGCCGCGAAGCCGACCGTTCTTTTGCGGAATTGCGGCGCCGCTATGCGTTGCTGACGCCGCGCGAACGGCAGGTGATGGCGCGCGTCGTCAACGGCTTGCGCAATCGGCAGATCGCCGAGGAAATGAACCTCAGCGAAAACACGACGAAATTCCATCGCAATCAGGCGATGAAAAAGATGCAGTCGAAGTCGCTCGTGGATTTCGTGCTGATGGGCGGCGTGCTTGGTTTGCAGGAAGCGCCGTACCAGAAAGGCGGGGCGGGTTTCGGGTCTGATCTCGAGGCCGGCATATGA
- a CDS encoding nuclear transport factor 2 family protein → MSAHTALIDRYFDTWNETDASRRMELIVATWASDATYADPLLSAQSHEGIDAMIRAVHERFPQHRLRRTTAVDGFADRLRFSWELSTPEGVSIIKGSDFGQVDANGRLQAVTGFLDEAPSAV, encoded by the coding sequence ATGAGTGCGCATACCGCTTTGATCGACCGCTATTTCGACACGTGGAATGAAACCGACGCGTCGCGCCGCATGGAACTGATCGTCGCGACCTGGGCAAGCGACGCGACGTATGCCGACCCGCTGCTGTCCGCTCAGAGCCACGAAGGCATCGACGCGATGATTCGCGCTGTGCATGAGCGCTTCCCGCAACACAGGTTGCGCCGTACGACCGCGGTCGACGGTTTCGCGGACCGCCTCAGATTTTCGTGGGAATTGTCGACGCCTGAAGGGGTTTCGATTATCAAAGGCTCCGATTTCGGTCAGGTCGATGCGAACGGACGACTGCAGGCCGTGACCGGTTTTCTCGATGAGGCGCCGTCCGCGGTTTGA
- the flhC gene encoding flagellar transcriptional regulator FlhC, whose product MLKRSLTEDAQEVFRAIALIELGARMQVLESELTLSRDRMIRLYREVKGASPPKGMLPFSADWYMTWLANIHASLFYNTYLFLKNEARCSHLDALTKGYRLYLEHCKHANSEPVLDLTRAWTLVRFFDADILQLTRCCRCTGKFVAHKHDLQNNVVCGACQPPSRAGKTKKAAAARLETQAQVESLPRVVPQVAEPVFEVGQVAEVCGAAAAGIEEFESATALAAA is encoded by the coding sequence ATGCTCAAGCGAAGCTTGACCGAAGACGCACAAGAAGTGTTTCGCGCCATCGCGCTGATCGAACTCGGCGCGCGCATGCAGGTGCTGGAAAGCGAACTGACGCTTTCCCGCGATCGCATGATCCGTCTGTACCGCGAAGTGAAAGGTGCATCGCCGCCAAAAGGCATGTTGCCGTTCTCAGCCGACTGGTACATGACCTGGCTCGCGAATATCCACGCGTCGCTGTTCTATAACACGTACCTGTTTCTGAAGAACGAGGCGCGCTGCTCGCACCTCGACGCGCTGACGAAGGGTTACCGCCTCTATCTCGAGCATTGCAAGCACGCGAATTCGGAGCCGGTGCTCGATCTGACGCGCGCATGGACGCTCGTGCGCTTTTTCGACGCGGACATCCTGCAACTCACGCGCTGCTGCCGCTGCACGGGCAAGTTCGTCGCGCACAAGCACGACCTGCAGAACAACGTGGTATGCGGCGCATGCCAGCCGCCGTCGCGCGCGGGCAAGACGAAGAAAGCCGCTGCCGCAAGACTCGAAACGCAAGCGCAGGTTGAATCGCTGCCGCGCGTGGTGCCTCAGGTCGCCGAGCCCGTCTTCGAAGTCGGGCAGGTTGCCGAAGTCTGCGGCGCCGCCGCAGCCGGTATCGAAGAATTCGAATCCGCTACGGCACTCGCCGCGGCCTGA
- a CDS encoding aldehyde dehydrogenase family protein, which produces MSVAEYFSSMDYGPAPEDDKPARAWLAQHHGVFGHFIGGAWRAPSSAERFATHEPATGDELAQIAQGDAADVDAAVAAARAAQPAWRALGGVGRARHLYALARMVQRHSRLFAVLEALDNGKPIRETRDLDIPLVARHFLHHAGWAQLQDSEFADYSPLGVIGQIVPWNFPLLMLAWKIAPALATGNCVVLKPAEYTPLTALLFAELAQRAGLPAGVLNVVTGDGRTGAALVDHPDVDKIAFTGSTEVGRLIREATAGSGKSLTLELGGKSPFIVFDDADLDGAVEGVVDAIWLNQGQVCCAGSRLLVQEGVEARFIEKLKRRMATLRVGPSLDKGIDIGAIVDPVQLERIESLVEAGRREGCQIWQSPETGVPSRGCFYPPTLVTGVAPASTLAQQEIFGPVLVTMSFRTPDEAVALANNTRYGLAASVWSETIGRALDIAPRLACGVVWVNATNLFDAAVGFGGYRESGYGREGGREGIHEYLKPNAWLNLPQRRAVQRVASEALTADAEVAWQSGDPFNVDRTAKLFVGGKQVRPDSGYSLPVFAADGSLAGEVGAGNRKDIRNAVAAARGAQKWSATTAHNRAQVLYFLAENLAVRSHEFVAQLVARTGASEADARNEVEASVNRLFTYAAWADKYDGAVHAPPLRGVALAMHEPLGVIGIACPDEAPLLAFVSLVAPALAMGNRVVAVPSETCPLAATDFYQVVETSDVPAGVLNIVTGERAGLLDALAKHDDVDALWCFGDAGESTRVERASTGNLKRTFVDYGHRFDWFDRSTEGQALLRQAVQVKNIWIPYGD; this is translated from the coding sequence ATGAGCGTAGCCGAGTATTTTTCATCGATGGATTACGGTCCCGCCCCGGAGGACGACAAGCCCGCGCGCGCGTGGCTCGCGCAGCATCACGGCGTCTTCGGTCATTTCATCGGCGGCGCGTGGCGCGCGCCGTCTTCAGCCGAGCGTTTCGCGACGCACGAGCCGGCAACCGGCGACGAACTCGCGCAGATCGCGCAGGGCGACGCAGCCGATGTCGATGCGGCGGTCGCCGCCGCGCGTGCCGCGCAGCCCGCATGGCGTGCGCTTGGCGGCGTGGGGCGCGCGCGGCATCTGTATGCGCTCGCGCGCATGGTGCAGCGGCATAGCCGTCTGTTCGCGGTGCTCGAGGCGCTCGACAACGGCAAGCCGATTCGCGAAACGCGCGACCTCGATATCCCGCTCGTCGCCCGGCACTTTCTGCATCACGCGGGCTGGGCGCAACTGCAGGACAGCGAATTCGCCGACTATTCGCCGCTTGGCGTGATCGGTCAGATCGTGCCGTGGAATTTCCCACTGCTGATGCTTGCGTGGAAGATCGCCCCCGCGCTCGCAACCGGCAATTGCGTCGTGCTGAAGCCGGCCGAATACACACCGCTCACCGCCTTGCTGTTCGCCGAACTCGCGCAGCGCGCCGGCTTGCCGGCCGGCGTGCTCAACGTCGTGACGGGCGATGGCCGCACCGGTGCGGCGCTCGTCGATCATCCGGACGTCGACAAGATCGCGTTCACCGGTTCGACCGAGGTCGGCCGCCTGATTCGCGAGGCTACCGCGGGCTCCGGCAAATCGCTGACGCTCGAACTCGGCGGCAAGTCGCCGTTTATCGTGTTCGACGATGCCGATCTCGACGGCGCTGTCGAAGGCGTGGTCGACGCGATCTGGCTCAATCAGGGCCAGGTGTGCTGTGCAGGCTCGCGTCTGCTCGTGCAGGAAGGCGTCGAAGCGCGCTTCATCGAAAAGCTGAAGCGCCGCATGGCGACGCTGCGTGTCGGCCCGTCGCTCGACAAGGGCATCGATATCGGCGCGATCGTCGATCCGGTGCAACTCGAGCGGATCGAGTCGCTCGTTGAAGCAGGGCGCCGCGAAGGCTGCCAGATCTGGCAATCGCCCGAAACCGGCGTGCCGAGCCGCGGCTGTTTCTATCCGCCGACGCTCGTGACCGGCGTCGCTCCGGCGTCGACGCTTGCGCAGCAAGAGATTTTCGGGCCCGTGCTGGTGACGATGAGCTTTCGCACGCCCGACGAAGCCGTTGCACTGGCCAACAACACGCGCTATGGACTTGCCGCGAGCGTGTGGAGCGAGACGATCGGCCGCGCGCTCGATATCGCGCCGCGCCTTGCGTGCGGCGTGGTCTGGGTCAACGCGACGAACCTGTTCGACGCGGCGGTCGGCTTCGGCGGTTATCGCGAATCGGGCTATGGGCGCGAAGGCGGGCGCGAGGGCATTCACGAATACCTGAAGCCGAACGCTTGGCTTAATCTGCCGCAGCGGCGTGCGGTGCAGCGTGTCGCAAGCGAAGCGTTGACGGCCGATGCGGAGGTCGCATGGCAGTCGGGCGATCCGTTCAACGTCGATCGCACCGCGAAGCTTTTTGTCGGCGGCAAGCAGGTCCGGCCGGACAGCGGGTATTCGCTGCCCGTGTTCGCAGCGGACGGCTCGCTCGCGGGAGAAGTCGGCGCGGGCAACCGCAAGGACATCCGCAATGCGGTGGCAGCCGCGCGCGGTGCGCAGAAGTGGTCGGCTACGACCGCGCACAATCGCGCGCAGGTGCTGTACTTCCTTGCCGAAAATCTCGCGGTGCGCTCGCATGAATTCGTCGCGCAGCTGGTTGCACGCACGGGTGCGAGCGAGGCGGACGCGCGCAATGAAGTTGAAGCGTCGGTCAATCGCCTCTTTACGTACGCGGCGTGGGCCGACAAATACGACGGCGCCGTGCATGCGCCGCCGCTGCGCGGCGTGGCGCTCGCGATGCACGAACCGCTCGGCGTGATCGGCATTGCGTGCCCGGATGAGGCGCCGCTGCTCGCGTTCGTGTCGCTGGTCGCGCCGGCGCTGGCGATGGGCAATCGCGTCGTCGCCGTGCCGAGCGAGACGTGCCCGCTCGCCGCAACGGATTTTTATCAGGTCGTGGAAACATCGGATGTGCCCGCGGGCGTGCTGAATATCGTTACCGGCGAGCGTGCGGGTTTGCTCGACGCGCTTGCGAAACACGACGACGTCGACGCGCTCTGGTGCTTCGGCGATGCAGGCGAATCGACGCGCGTCGAGCGCGCGTCAACCGGCAACCTGAAGCGAACGTTCGTCGATTACGGGCACCGCTTCGACTGGTTCGACCGCTCGACCGAAGGGCAGGCGCTGTTGCGCCAGGCTGTGCAGGTGAAGAACATCTGGATCCCGTACGGCGATTGA